The region CATGGCGGAGGCAATTTATCAAAGGCTTGATAGATCCTTATTCAAAAAAATATTTTTAATCGAAAAAGATGAAGATAGACGTATTTCTATAGATAAAAAAAGACATAGCAAAACCCAATTACTTAAAAGCCTTCAGGGTATTAAATTTTGTAATTCAGATATTGTTATTTTAGCTGTTAAGCCGAATCAGATAAAATCGATATGTAATGAAATTAATTCATTAATGATGGGGAAAAAAGATTTGCCCGTAGTAATTTCTATTGCAGCTGGAGTCACAACAACTTCAATTAAAGATTATATTATTCAAGAAAATCTCTCACATCTTCAAAACTTTCTAAATATATATAGAGCGATGCCAAACTTATGCGCTAGCAACGGAGATAGCATAACAGGATTATTTGGAAGTTCTGTTAGTGACATAACAAATTCAAAAAATACTGTCTCAGAAATTTTTAATTCTGTTGGTGAAATCTTATGGGTAAAAAAAGAAACTGATTTGAATATAGTAACAGCGATATCAGGAAGTGGACCTGCGTACATATTTTATATCATGGAGGTAATGATTAATTCAGCACAAGAGCTTGGTCTTTCTGAGAAAGATGCCAAAAAACTAGTCGCCATGACTCTTATTGGCTCTGGGAAAATGGGATTGAACATCCAAAATCTAAAAGAACAGATCTCCAAGGTTTCATCTAAAGGAGGAACGACTGAGGTAGCGTTAAAAGTTTTTGAAAAAGAAAACCTTAGTTTAATATTTAATCAAGCAATCAAAGCTGCTCACGCTAGGTCAAAAGAAATTAGTCAAAGTAATGAATAAACATATCGTTGTAGGTCTGTCAGGAGGTGTTGATTCTGCAGTCACTGCCTGGCTTTTAAAAGATAAGGGTTTCAAAGTTACTGGCCTTTTCATGAAAAATTGGGAGGATGATGATGACGATGAGTTTTGTACAAGCAAACAAGATCTAATTGATGCAGTTTCGGTTGCAGAGAAGATAGGTATTGATATAGAAGTCGTAAATTTTGCAAAGGAATATAAAGATAAAGTTTTTTCTTTGTTTATTTCAGGCCTAGAAAAAGGGATAACGCCAAATCCAGATATATTATGCAATTCAGAAATTAAGTTTGAAGCCTTCCTCAATCATGCAATCAAGATGGGAGCGTCAAAAATAGCTACCGGTCATTACGCAAATGTCTTTGAAAAAAATGGTCTTCACTATCTATCCAAAGGATTTGATGGAACAAAAGATCAAAGTTATTTCTTACATCGCCTTAACCAATCGCAGTTGGCAAAATCTGTCTTTCCTCTGGGTGGTCTATTAAAATCAGATGTGAGAGATTTAGCTAAAAAACATTCTTTGCATAATCATGACAGAAAGGACTCAACAGGTATTTGTTTTATTGGGGAGCGTCCATTTGCAGATTTTATCAGTCAATATATAAAGAAAACTCCAGGCTCAATCATTAATGAGGACGGTAAAGAGATTGGGAAGCATAACGGGGTTAATTTTTATACAATTGGGCAGAGACAAGGTCTCAACATTGGGGGAACAAAAACTGGAAATGGTTTGCCTTGGTTTGTTTTAGATAAAAATAATAAAGATAATACCCTTTTAGTGGGGCAAGGGCATGACCACCCTCTTCTACAAAGTGATGGTTTATCCGCAAATGATATGCATTGGATTTCAGGGAAATCTCCTAAGCTTAACTGGGTTTACTCAGCTAAAACAAGATATAGACAGATGGATGCGCCATGTGAAATTGACAGTTACTCGAAAGGTAACTGTTCAATTATGTTTGGCCAGAAACAATGGGCTATTACTCCTGGGCAATCTGTGGTGATTTATGAGAGTAATGTTTGTCTTGGCGGCGGTTATATCAAAAAGGCCATTAGCTAAATGGAGAGAGAAAATAGTTTTTCACAAGCTATGTTGGCCGATGCCATAAAAACGAACATCACCTCCGCATTAAAAGAAGATTTAGGCAAATCCGATCTTACATCAAATTTATTAAAAAAAAATATCAAGGGTCAGGTTCAGATTAAAACAAAGGAAAAAGGGATATTGTGCGGCAAAGCATGGGTCGATGAATGCTTTAAACAAATAGATAAAAATATTAAAATTACATGGTTGGTCGAGGATGGAGAAAGCATAAGAGAAAATCAATTGATTTGTGTTGTGGAGGGATTTATTGCCTCTATTTTGATGGGTGAAAGGGTTGCATTAAATTTCTTGCAGCTACTCTCTGGTACAGCAACATCTACTGCACATTTTAAAAATTTAGTGAGAAGTACTTCTGCTAAAATTTTTGATACACGCAAGACTATTCCTGGCCTAAGGATTGCCCAAAAATATGCCGTTTTAATTGGAGGGGGATATAATCAGAGAATAGGCTTATTCGATCAAATTTTGTTAAAAGAAAATCACAAAAACACTTATGACTCTATTGGAAGTATGCTTAAAAACATAGAACATATAGAACATATTCAGGTTGAGGTTGAAAATATTAGAGAACTAAAAGAAGCGCTCTCCCATGGCGTAAAAAATATACTTTTAGATAACTTTTCAGTTGAGGATTGTAAAAAGTCAGTGAAGCTAAATCATGGTGAAGCTTTGCTCGAGGCTTCCGGAAATATAAACGAAAAAAATATTTTACATTATGCAAGAACTGGCGTTGATAGAATATCTATAGGTGCAATTACTAAAAATATAAGATCCATTGACTTTTCTATGCTTTTTTCACCTCAAAAGCCTTTATAGGCTTGAGGAAGATATTGCAAAAGGTTATCATATCTTTTTATCGATATAGTATTCCATGACAGCTGAAATTATTACTGGTGCAGAAATTGCTATCCGGTGTCTCCAGAAAGAGAATGTTAAATTTGTTTTTGGTTACCCTGGGGGTGCGGTATTAAATATATACGATGCGATTTTCCAACAAAAATCTTTC is a window of Methylophilales bacterium DNA encoding:
- the nadC gene encoding carboxylating nicotinate-nucleotide diphosphorylase, translated to MERENSFSQAMLADAIKTNITSALKEDLGKSDLTSNLLKKNIKGQVQIKTKEKGILCGKAWVDECFKQIDKNIKITWLVEDGESIRENQLICVVEGFIASILMGERVALNFLQLLSGTATSTAHFKNLVRSTSAKIFDTRKTIPGLRIAQKYAVLIGGGYNQRIGLFDQILLKENHKNTYDSIGSMLKNIEHIEHIQVEVENIRELKEALSHGVKNILLDNFSVEDCKKSVKLNHGEALLEASGNINEKNILHYARTGVDRISIGAITKNIRSIDFSMLFSPQKPL
- the mnmA gene encoding tRNA 2-thiouridine(34) synthase MnmA produces the protein MNKHIVVGLSGGVDSAVTAWLLKDKGFKVTGLFMKNWEDDDDDEFCTSKQDLIDAVSVAEKIGIDIEVVNFAKEYKDKVFSLFISGLEKGITPNPDILCNSEIKFEAFLNHAIKMGASKIATGHYANVFEKNGLHYLSKGFDGTKDQSYFLHRLNQSQLAKSVFPLGGLLKSDVRDLAKKHSLHNHDRKDSTGICFIGERPFADFISQYIKKTPGSIINEDGKEIGKHNGVNFYTIGQRQGLNIGGTKTGNGLPWFVLDKNNKDNTLLVGQGHDHPLLQSDGLSANDMHWISGKSPKLNWVYSAKTRYRQMDAPCEIDSYSKGNCSIMFGQKQWAITPGQSVVIYESNVCLGGGYIKKAIS
- the proC gene encoding pyrroline-5-carboxylate reductase, producing MAKNKLYFIGYGHMAEAIYQRLDRSLFKKIFLIEKDEDRRISIDKKRHSKTQLLKSLQGIKFCNSDIVILAVKPNQIKSICNEINSLMMGKKDLPVVISIAAGVTTTSIKDYIIQENLSHLQNFLNIYRAMPNLCASNGDSITGLFGSSVSDITNSKNTVSEIFNSVGEILWVKKETDLNIVTAISGSGPAYIFYIMEVMINSAQELGLSEKDAKKLVAMTLIGSGKMGLNIQNLKEQISKVSSKGGTTEVALKVFEKENLSLIFNQAIKAAHARSKEISQSNE